A genomic region of Antennarius striatus isolate MH-2024 chromosome 4, ASM4005453v1, whole genome shotgun sequence contains the following coding sequences:
- the uri1 gene encoding unconventional prefoldin RPB5 interactor 1 translates to MEEDGITNRDRLHGVARLREEHEKVVKDCDSRIQHWMKVSGDYEALNERLQTLPDQLSYDIMVPVGSLAFMPGKLVHTNEVTALLGDNWFTKCSAKQAQKIVERRMKYVKGELDDLSKTMKNFETRVGFVKNLETMSASEGDYVDIRENVENGGTLTKGKQRIAHKPNTKPKSDATLDLKEDEEEKEEGGDGPNRKGIMSEEELWARLDELEKLEKLQDEQDRLGEDADMNGADTSSLSSEEEKEGDAEPPVSEVSLKPSWASAPHSKSSPDADRKEEEEDDEEEASCLPTIFFSHTVEPKKVRINTGKNTTLKFSERKEQKEHSKRKKKNGHSNGHSHHELHKITTPADIYRLFVDVRNGEPIPRKSILKSRSRENSVCSDTSESSAADFEERRMIGRSFSHDEAMHSDTSDGIVEEDSPTALPQHPASRFEAFSGTVIEKDPMPFTVPHLTISPPALPTILERKQDEVAPEVPLSQQPPKRVSKFKAARLQQT, encoded by the exons ATGGAGGAGGACGGAATCACGAACAGAGACCGTCTCCACGGGGTTGCCAGGCTCCGAGAGGAACACGAGAAG GTGGTGAAAGACTGTGATAGTCGGATTCAGCACTG GATGAAGGTGTCAGGTGACTACGAAGCCCTGAACGAACGCCTTCAAACTCTCCCAGACCAACTCTCCTATGATATCATG GTGCCGGTCGGCTCTTTGGCCTTCATGCCTGGGAAATTGGTTCACACCAACGAGGTCACAGCGCTGCTTGGTGACAATTGGTTTACTAAGTGCTCTGCCAAGCAGGCTCAGAAAATTGTCGAACGCAGGATGAAAT ATGTAAAGGGGGAACTGGACGATCTGTCAAAGACGATGAAAAACTTTGAAACCAGAGTTGGTTTTGTGAAGAATTTGGAAACCATGTCAGCC AGTGAAGGAGACTATGTTGACATTAGAGAAAATGTCGAAAACGGCGGCACTCTCACCAAAG gaaAGCAAAGAATTGCCCACAAGCCGAATACGAAGCCCAAGTCTGATGCTACGTTGGATCtaaaagaggatgaggaggagaaggaagagggcGGAGATGGGCCGAACAGAAAAGGCATCATGTCTGAGGAGGAGCTGTGGGCTCGGTTGGATGAACttgagaagctggagaagctaCAGGATGAGCAGGACAG GTTGGGTGAAGATGCAGACATGAACGGTGCAGACACATCTTCACTTTCCTccgaagaggagaaggagggagatgCTGAACCTCCTGTCAGCGAAGTGAGCCTGAAGCCCAGCTGGGCCTCCGCTCCTCATAGTAAATCATCACCTGATGCAgacaggaaagaggaggaagaagatgacgAAGAAGAAGCCAGCTGTTTGCCTACCatctttttctctcacacagTCGAACCCAAAAAG GTGAGGataaacacaggaaaaaacacAACGTTGAAGTTTAGCGAAAGGAAAGAGCAGAAGGAGCACtcgaagaggaaaaagaaaaatggccaCAGCAATGGACACTCCCATCACGAGCTTCACAAAATCACCACGCCAGCAGATATTTACAG gTTGTTTGTGGACGTGAGGAACGGGGAACCCATCCCTAGGAAGTCCATCCTGAAGTCGCGCAGTCGAGAAAACAGCGTGTGCAGCGACACGAGCGAGAGTAGCGCCGCCGATTTCGAAGAGCGCCGGATGATCGGCCGCAGCTTCAGCCACGATGAGGCCATGCACAGCGACACCAGTGATGGCATCGTGGAGGAGGACAGTCCCACCGCGCTCCCGCAGCACCCCGCCAGTAGATTTGAG GCTTTTTCAGGTACGGTGATAGAAAAAGACCCGATGCCTTTTACTGTCCCCCATCTGACCATCTCTCCCCCAGCTCTTCCCACCATACTGGAGAGGAAACAGGACGAGGTGGCACCTGAAGTGCCCCTGTCCCAGCAACCCCCCAAAAGGGTGTCAAAGTTTAAAGCTGCCAGATTACAGCAGACATGA
- the zgc:112052 gene encoding protein C19orf12 homolog isoform X2 encodes MAGKGSMSHRIDDVMKLCCELSTNHQIQTTVKGSGKGAAAAGGLAFAGGLVGGPLGIAVGGAVGGLLGCWLTSGQFKPLPQIIMELSPQQQQKLYGDLMAILGDIQWTDLVQLTGLVMGNAALKQQLTGALLGYITKELQAEVHYVD; translated from the exons ATGGCAGGAAAAGGGAG CATGAGTCATCggattgatgatgtcatgaagcTGTGTTGCGAGTTATCTACCAATCACCAAATCCAGACCACAGTGAAAGGCTCGGGcaaaggagcagcagcagctgggggGCTGGCATTTGCTGGAGGGCTGGTTGGGGGTCCTCTAGGTATTGCAGTAG GTGGTGCTGTTGGAGGCCTCCTGGGCTGCTGGCTGACAAGTGGACAATTCAAACCACTACCTCAGATTATAATGGAACTCagtcctcagcagcagcagaagcttTATGGTGATCTTATGGCTATCCTTGGAGACATTCAGTGGACAGATTTGGTTCAGCTTACTGGACTAGTGATGGGAAATGCAGCGTTAAAACAGCAGCTAACTGGCGCCCTCCTTGGTTATATCACCAAGGAACTCCAGGCGGAGGTGCACTATGTGGATTAG
- the zgc:112052 gene encoding protein C19orf12 homolog isoform X1, with protein MTTVWKKNILLNLCYGSIAVYNLDYTDYAKSTNVIHSMSHRIDDVMKLCCELSTNHQIQTTVKGSGKGAAAAGGLAFAGGLVGGPLGIAVGGAVGGLLGCWLTSGQFKPLPQIIMELSPQQQQKLYGDLMAILGDIQWTDLVQLTGLVMGNAALKQQLTGALLGYITKELQAEVHYVD; from the exons ATGACCACTGtttggaagaaaaacattttattgaatttatgTTATGGTTCAATTGCTGTTTATAATCTTGATTATACTGATTATGCTAAATCTACGAATGTGATTCACAGCATGAGTCATCggattgatgatgtcatgaagcTGTGTTGCGAGTTATCTACCAATCACCAAATCCAGACCACAGTGAAAGGCTCGGGcaaaggagcagcagcagctgggggGCTGGCATTTGCTGGAGGGCTGGTTGGGGGTCCTCTAGGTATTGCAGTAG GTGGTGCTGTTGGAGGCCTCCTGGGCTGCTGGCTGACAAGTGGACAATTCAAACCACTACCTCAGATTATAATGGAACTCagtcctcagcagcagcagaagcttTATGGTGATCTTATGGCTATCCTTGGAGACATTCAGTGGACAGATTTGGTTCAGCTTACTGGACTAGTGATGGGAAATGCAGCGTTAAAACAGCAGCTAACTGGCGCCCTCCTTGGTTATATCACCAAGGAACTCCAGGCGGAGGTGCACTATGTGGATTAG
- the zgc:112052 gene encoding protein C19orf12 homolog isoform X3 encodes MSHRIDDVMKLCCELSTNHQIQTTVKGSGKGAAAAGGLAFAGGLVGGPLGIAVGGAVGGLLGCWLTSGQFKPLPQIIMELSPQQQQKLYGDLMAILGDIQWTDLVQLTGLVMGNAALKQQLTGALLGYITKELQAEVHYVD; translated from the exons ATGAGTCATCggattgatgatgtcatgaagcTGTGTTGCGAGTTATCTACCAATCACCAAATCCAGACCACAGTGAAAGGCTCGGGcaaaggagcagcagcagctgggggGCTGGCATTTGCTGGAGGGCTGGTTGGGGGTCCTCTAGGTATTGCAGTAG GTGGTGCTGTTGGAGGCCTCCTGGGCTGCTGGCTGACAAGTGGACAATTCAAACCACTACCTCAGATTATAATGGAACTCagtcctcagcagcagcagaagcttTATGGTGATCTTATGGCTATCCTTGGAGACATTCAGTGGACAGATTTGGTTCAGCTTACTGGACTAGTGATGGGAAATGCAGCGTTAAAACAGCAGCTAACTGGCGCCCTCCTTGGTTATATCACCAAGGAACTCCAGGCGGAGGTGCACTATGTGGATTAG